One Chordicoccus furentiruminis DNA window includes the following coding sequences:
- a CDS encoding TIGR01212 family radical SAM protein (This family includes YhcC from E. coli K-12, an uncharacterized radical SAM protein.), producing MRRNMKRILTVSEVLKAKYGVKVYRLSLQSGCTCPNRDGTVGTGGCTFCSAGGSGDFAAPMLPVEEQIRLARKLVDGKIPASVPMERRKYIAYFQSYTNTYGNTAYLENLFREALMRPEIVILSVGTRPDCLEDEKIDMLRRLQEESGKPVWVELGLQTIHERTAARIRRGYPLPVFEDAVRRLKAAGLTVIVHVILGLPGESREDMLDTVRYLAGLGRDRTDCGDGEAREQVFSEHDGQDEKKAAEHGGRPAQGRIDGIKLQMLHILKGTRMAEEYEADPFPVMSLDEYSDLIADCVRILPEHMVIHRLTGDGPKRLLIAPLWSADKKRVLNTIRRKLQQVQQGRLHH from the coding sequence GTGCGGCGGAACATGAAAAGGATTCTGACTGTATCGGAGGTGCTGAAGGCGAAATACGGAGTCAAGGTCTACCGGCTGTCGCTGCAGTCTGGATGCACCTGTCCGAATCGGGACGGAACAGTCGGAACGGGTGGGTGCACGTTCTGTTCGGCGGGAGGATCCGGTGACTTTGCCGCGCCGATGCTTCCCGTTGAAGAGCAGATCCGGCTGGCCAGAAAGCTGGTGGACGGCAAGATCCCCGCGTCTGTTCCGATGGAGCGGAGAAAGTACATCGCGTATTTCCAGTCGTATACCAACACCTACGGGAATACCGCGTATCTGGAAAATTTGTTCCGGGAAGCCCTGATGAGGCCGGAGATCGTGATCCTGTCGGTCGGTACCCGTCCGGATTGTCTGGAAGACGAGAAAATTGATATGCTGCGGCGGCTTCAGGAGGAATCCGGCAAGCCGGTCTGGGTGGAACTCGGGCTTCAGACGATTCATGAGCGGACAGCGGCTCGGATCCGCAGGGGATATCCGCTGCCGGTTTTTGAGGATGCGGTGCGGCGGCTGAAGGCAGCCGGACTGACCGTCATCGTTCATGTGATTCTCGGTCTGCCGGGGGAAAGCCGGGAAGATATGCTGGATACGGTGCGGTATCTGGCGGGGCTGGGCAGAGACCGAACGGACTGTGGAGACGGAGAAGCAAGAGAGCAGGTATTTTCTGAGCACGACGGTCAGGATGAGAAGAAAGCTGCTGAGCACGGCGGCCGGCCGGCACAGGGACGGATAGACGGAATCAAGCTCCAGATGCTTCATATCCTGAAAGGGACAAGGATGGCGGAGGAATACGAAGCGGATCCGTTTCCGGTGATGTCACTGGATGAATACAGCGATCTGATCGCAGACTGTGTCCGGATTCTTCCGGAGCATATGGTCATCCACCGCCTCACCGGAGACGGACCGAAACGACTCCTGATTGCACCGCTCTGGTCAGCGGACAAGAAAAGGGTGCTTAATACCATCCGGAGAAAGTTACAGCAGGTTCAGCAGGGCCGTCTTCATCATTGA
- a CDS encoding glutaredoxin domain-containing protein codes for MTITEFVYPGCPYCAQMRGILKELRDEIPEMQSVDIREIDEVADAETAGRYDYYYTPSFFAEDRKIYEAHPSRSRAEAKSMMKTALLNLL; via the coding sequence ATGACGATCACAGAATTTGTCTACCCGGGCTGCCCTTACTGCGCTCAGATGCGCGGCATTCTGAAGGAACTAAGAGATGAGATACCCGAAATGCAGTCCGTCGACATCCGCGAAATCGATGAAGTCGCGGATGCCGAAACAGCCGGCCGGTATGATTATTACTACACGCCGAGCTTCTTCGCCGAAGACCGGAAAATCTATGAAGCGCACCCCTCCCGCAGCCGTGCGGAAGCGAAATCAATGATGAAGACGGCCCTGCTGAACCTGCTGTAA
- a CDS encoding sodium/proline symporter gives MTGAQFLMLAAMGIYLIAMMGIGVRLSKKNETVGDFYLGGRKLGPLVTAMSAEASDMSSYLLMGLPGLAYLTGTADVGWTVIGLACGTYLNWLLVAKKLRRYTERTNSITLPEFFSNRYGDTKHVLTFLAAVWIIIFFVPYTASGFAACGKLFHSLFGVDYHLAMIISAIVIMFYTTSGGFLAASLTDFIQSIIMTIALLAVLGFGIWSAGGWDQVVARAQELPGYLSFTQSYNPVTGKAGTYTALTVVSTLAWGLGYFGMPHIQLRFMAIESEDKIALSRRVATVWVVISMAVAVLIGLVGHAMTEAGVIASLSGNASETVIVRISDVLSRHGILAAVTAGVVLSGILASTMSTSDSQLLAASSSVSNDILIRCLHAKIEEKKLLLISRISLLIIALVGVGIAWNPDSSVFGIVSFAWAGFGASFGPVMLLALFWRRSNRYGALAGMATGGLMIFIWKYCVRPLGGSFDIYELLPAFVLAIVVNVIVSLATPAPEEAVTKVFDEVKG, from the coding sequence ATGACGGGAGCACAGTTTCTGATGCTGGCGGCGATGGGCATCTATCTGATTGCGATGATGGGCATCGGAGTCAGGCTGTCGAAGAAAAACGAGACGGTCGGCGATTTCTATCTGGGAGGCCGGAAGCTCGGGCCGCTGGTCACGGCGATGAGCGCCGAGGCTTCGGATATGAGCAGTTATCTGCTGATGGGTCTGCCGGGACTGGCATACCTCACAGGCACTGCGGATGTGGGGTGGACGGTAATCGGGCTGGCCTGCGGTACGTATCTCAACTGGCTGCTGGTCGCGAAGAAGCTGCGCCGCTACACGGAGCGGACGAACTCGATTACGCTGCCGGAGTTTTTCTCCAACCGGTACGGTGATACAAAGCATGTACTGACCTTTCTGGCAGCGGTCTGGATCATCATTTTTTTCGTTCCCTATACGGCGTCCGGATTTGCGGCCTGCGGGAAGCTTTTTCATTCGCTGTTCGGAGTGGATTATCATCTCGCGATGATCATCAGCGCGATCGTCATCATGTTCTATACGACATCCGGCGGATTTCTTGCCGCGTCGCTCACGGATTTTATTCAGTCCATCATCATGACGATTGCACTGCTGGCGGTGCTTGGTTTCGGTATCTGGTCGGCCGGCGGCTGGGATCAGGTCGTCGCCCGCGCGCAGGAGCTGCCCGGCTACCTCAGCTTTACACAGTCCTATAATCCGGTTACAGGCAAGGCCGGCACGTACACGGCGCTGACGGTTGTCTCCACGCTGGCATGGGGACTCGGCTACTTCGGCATGCCGCACATCCAGCTCCGGTTTATGGCGATCGAGAGCGAGGATAAGATCGCGCTTTCACGCCGTGTGGCGACGGTCTGGGTCGTGATCTCGATGGCAGTGGCCGTTCTCATCGGACTGGTCGGCCATGCGATGACGGAAGCGGGAGTGATCGCGTCGCTTTCGGGAAATGCATCCGAAACCGTGATCGTACGGATTTCCGATGTTCTCTCCCGGCACGGCATACTCGCGGCGGTGACCGCGGGCGTGGTGCTTTCGGGTATACTCGCGTCCACGATGTCCACCTCGGATTCGCAGCTGCTGGCCGCGTCCTCTTCGGTTTCCAATGACATTCTGATCCGCTGCCTGCACGCGAAGATCGAGGAGAAGAAGCTTCTTCTGATCTCCCGGATTTCGCTGCTTATCATCGCGCTGGTCGGCGTGGGGATCGCCTGGAATCCGGACAGCTCGGTGTTCGGCATCGTCTCGTTTGCGTGGGCCGGCTTCGGCGCTTCCTTCGGTCCTGTGATGCTGCTGGCTCTGTTCTGGCGCAGATCGAACCGGTACGGAGCGCTCGCGGGGATGGCGACCGGCGGCCTGATGATTTTTATCTGGAAATACTGTGTCCGTCCGCTGGGCGGCAGCTTCGACATCTACGAGCTTCTGCCGGCGTTTGTGCTGGCGATCGTCGTGAACGTCATCGTCTCGCTTGCGACGCCGGCTCCGGAGGAGGCAGTGACGAAGGTGTTTGATGAAGTGAAGGGCTGA
- a CDS encoding AEC family transporter, whose translation MAMSLALMKNLISMMLMVVTGFGIVRVHFLKSADAGPLTKLTAYVLTPCLILQAFQRDITPEQKVGFFAAVAVSALIFALFILIAGLLRRTGRIDAIDEATLIYMNCGNLIMPLVQLTLGEEMVFYSCAIQVLFNLLAWSHGQSLFIGGGRLRPARLLLNPNVLAILISVALMLAGIRLPQILMTAVSGFGNMVGPASMLIIGMVIAESDLREVFTMRQAWLINAGRLVVLPLIAMLLLYATGWLAAHPDLKPVMLVLFMGAAAPPAATVSQLAVLYQKEPVKASRYNVLGTLLCVVTLPAMILLFQMLFGA comes from the coding sequence ATGGCAATGAGTCTGGCGCTCATGAAGAATCTGATCTCGATGATGCTGATGGTTGTGACGGGATTCGGCATCGTGCGGGTGCATTTTCTGAAAAGCGCGGACGCGGGACCGCTGACGAAGCTGACGGCGTATGTGCTGACGCCGTGCCTGATTCTGCAGGCGTTCCAGCGGGACATCACGCCGGAGCAGAAGGTCGGATTCTTCGCGGCGGTGGCGGTTTCCGCTCTGATTTTCGCTCTGTTTATTCTGATCGCGGGCTTGCTCCGGCGGACCGGACGGATCGACGCCATCGATGAGGCGACGCTGATCTACATGAACTGCGGGAATCTGATCATGCCGCTGGTGCAGCTGACGCTGGGAGAGGAGATGGTCTTCTACAGCTGCGCGATACAGGTTCTGTTCAATCTGCTGGCATGGAGCCACGGGCAGTCGCTCTTTATCGGCGGAGGACGGCTCCGTCCGGCAAGGCTGCTGCTTAATCCGAACGTGCTCGCGATCCTGATCTCGGTGGCGCTGATGCTGGCCGGGATCCGTCTCCCTCAGATTCTGATGACGGCCGTGAGCGGGTTCGGGAATATGGTCGGACCGGCGTCGATGCTGATCATCGGAATGGTGATCGCGGAAAGCGATCTGAGAGAAGTGTTCACGATGAGACAGGCCTGGCTGATCAACGCGGGCCGTCTTGTCGTGCTGCCGCTGATCGCGATGCTTCTTCTCTACGCCACAGGATGGCTTGCCGCGCATCCGGATCTGAAGCCGGTGATGCTGGTGCTGTTTATGGGGGCCGCGGCGCCTCCGGCCGCGACGGTGTCGCAGCTTGCCGTCCTTTATCAGAAGGAGCCGGTCAAGGCGAGCCGCTACAACGTGCTGGGCACGCTGCTCTGCGTCGTGACGCTGCCCGCGATGATCCTGCTGTTTCAGATGCTGTTCGGTGCGTGA
- a CDS encoding exonuclease SbcCD subunit D — MRLFHLSDLHIGLKLVNHDLREDQEAILSQIVEMAAEEKPDTVLIAGDLYDRAVPSADAAEVFDHFISALAAAVPEAEIMMISGNHDSAARINVYRSILSHQRVHMIGMPPQTPDERIEQVVLTDSFGRVHFYLMPFVRPSMVRGVIGTNEDGSQFSYDETVRRLLAREEIDRSERNVLVSHQFYLPRGTDPEQIERMDSEIRTVGNIDAVYADVLEPFDYAALGHIHKPMKVGADRFRYCGTPLACSVSEAGQQKGVIEADLGEKGNLSIRVLPLRPLHQVRVLEGCLEEVLARPSEDYVTVTLTDPADLNVIDMQDRLRTAFPNLLEIRRKTLRGPLSAEAPAEAAELDPMALCDAFLGGMDGPDRALLTDVMNTVRT; from the coding sequence ATGAGACTGTTTCATCTTTCGGATCTTCATATCGGGCTGAAGCTGGTCAATCATGATCTGAGAGAGGATCAGGAGGCGATCCTTTCGCAGATCGTGGAGATGGCAGCCGAAGAGAAGCCGGACACGGTGCTGATCGCGGGCGATCTTTATGACCGCGCGGTTCCGTCCGCGGACGCGGCGGAAGTATTCGATCATTTCATCTCGGCGCTGGCGGCTGCCGTTCCGGAAGCGGAGATCATGATGATCAGCGGAAATCATGACAGCGCGGCGCGGATCAATGTCTACCGGAGTATTCTGAGCCATCAGAGGGTTCATATGATCGGTATGCCTCCGCAGACGCCGGATGAGCGGATCGAGCAGGTTGTGCTGACGGATTCGTTCGGCCGGGTGCATTTCTATCTGATGCCTTTCGTTCGCCCTTCGATGGTGCGGGGCGTCATCGGTACAAATGAGGACGGGAGTCAGTTTTCCTATGACGAGACGGTTCGCCGGCTTCTGGCGCGGGAGGAGATCGACCGCTCGGAGCGGAATGTGCTTGTGAGCCATCAGTTCTATCTTCCCCGCGGAACGGATCCGGAGCAGATCGAGCGGATGGACTCGGAGATCAGAACGGTGGGAAACATTGACGCGGTGTACGCGGATGTGCTGGAACCTTTTGACTACGCGGCGCTGGGGCATATCCACAAGCCGATGAAGGTGGGTGCGGACCGGTTCCGCTACTGCGGCACGCCGCTGGCCTGTTCGGTGAGCGAGGCGGGTCAGCAGAAAGGTGTCATCGAGGCGGATCTGGGAGAAAAGGGAAATCTTTCAATCCGGGTGCTTCCGCTCAGGCCGCTTCATCAGGTCCGCGTGCTGGAGGGGTGTCTCGAGGAGGTGCTGGCACGGCCTTCGGAGGACTATGTGACCGTGACGCTCACCGATCCGGCGGATCTTAACGTGATCGACATGCAGGACCGTCTGAGGACGGCGTTTCCGAATCTGCTCGAGATCCGGAGGAAGACGCTTCGCGGACCTCTTTCCGCTGAAGCGCCGGCGGAGGCGGCGGAGCTGGATCCGATGGCGCTCTGCGACGCTTTTCTGGGCGGGATGGACGGACCGGACCGCGCGCTGCTGACGGATGTGATGAACACGGTGCGAACGTGA
- a CDS encoding AAA family ATPase yields MRPVKLVMEAFGSYGQRTTVDFTAPTQNLFLITGDTGAGKTTIFDAIVFALYGQASSESNRKDGAELQSQYSAVSTEPFAELTFSEERDGGIRIYQVRRTPRHLRPLKKGSGLREEKETVTLTLPDGTVFPGSAKETDEKLVEIVGLTKSQFMQVAMIAQGEFMTLLRAKSDERKLIFRRLFGTEFYQAMVDELARRRKESLAGMARIHTAVQTETAHVTVPEDDPEAEEINALKDSILSGDHLQVTVFEPFMEKLKVLCVRLDARYEGLRSAYEEARRARDQRYAACTAAKDLLRWFGQREQADRELAALAAGADAVRADEERMRRIAAAYDVKAAAELNEEAQRQLKAEETDRAAQQEALPELKEAAVRADTAEAEARAAREQALSDWSRVSDQAGKALDTFARIREAKADEKRAGEAGKRAEASAAKASADLDALGKQEAVWRKESERLKDAPMRFALWRREADEANALAKELKALRVSGKETEAQTERAAAARHAYGLARERYLEGYAAYGKQRVAFLDAQAGFLAREKLRDGEPCPVCGSIDHPHPCPLADGDVLTREELDRLEAETTRLQEAQQKAAEAAQAEAEVLSERKRQLSAALDAFAGRIRAAERRMAGNEPQSADAAGAGRTGYADPEGNTCRADTAGVSGSGIAGQERKEQTDAADGEPQSMKTGPAGSPGTADEAIQDPEEAAAHLNALIGALRAEESVRKEECRKAEEVQRLLDGAAARRTELEKAAGDAQSALAEAQAAGSAAEAALAALSASLTFPTEEEAAKELAAAGAAKERAEQEAGRAQAEASARRTARDRAAALIGRYDAELPDLRARAAGRERAYRAAMEERKLTEADWRALTARYPKTEIETIRERADDWRRRQAAAERLRSAAVQAIGGAAKPDPEALEAARAAAEARRAGLEAALEACRAERSADRTALAALSSRMEERAAAVDAFSRTDSMYSRLAGKVSGFRMDIETYVQRYYLERILRAANIRFREMSAGQFELRMYDLERAGEGRNHGLDLMVYSAVTGRVRDVRTLSGGESFMAALSLALGMADQIQQNAASIHLDMMFIDEGFGSLDDHSRDEAVKVLTQMAGRTKLIGIISHVTELRQEIGNQLIVRRDESGSHVRWQLD; encoded by the coding sequence ATGCGGCCGGTTAAACTTGTCATGGAGGCTTTCGGTTCGTACGGACAGCGGACGACGGTGGATTTTACAGCGCCGACGCAGAACCTTTTTCTGATCACCGGCGATACGGGCGCCGGAAAGACCACAATTTTCGACGCGATCGTGTTCGCACTTTACGGTCAGGCAAGCTCGGAGAGCAACCGGAAGGACGGCGCGGAGCTGCAGAGTCAGTACTCGGCGGTCAGCACGGAGCCGTTTGCCGAGCTGACTTTCTCCGAGGAGCGGGACGGCGGGATTCGGATCTATCAGGTCCGGCGGACGCCCCGCCATCTCCGTCCGCTGAAGAAGGGATCCGGCCTTCGGGAGGAGAAGGAGACGGTGACGCTTACGCTGCCGGACGGAACGGTTTTTCCGGGGAGCGCGAAGGAGACCGATGAGAAGCTGGTGGAGATCGTCGGCCTGACGAAAAGCCAGTTCATGCAGGTGGCGATGATCGCCCAGGGCGAGTTTATGACGCTGCTGAGGGCGAAGTCGGATGAGCGGAAGCTGATTTTCCGGCGTCTGTTCGGCACGGAATTCTATCAGGCGATGGTGGATGAGCTGGCGCGGCGGAGAAAGGAGTCGCTGGCCGGTATGGCCCGGATCCATACCGCCGTGCAGACCGAGACGGCCCATGTGACAGTGCCGGAGGACGATCCGGAGGCGGAGGAGATCAATGCGCTGAAGGATTCGATTCTTTCCGGGGATCATCTGCAGGTGACGGTGTTCGAGCCGTTTATGGAGAAGCTGAAGGTGCTCTGCGTAAGGCTCGACGCGCGGTATGAAGGCCTCAGAAGCGCGTATGAGGAGGCGCGGCGCGCGCGCGATCAGCGCTACGCCGCGTGCACGGCCGCGAAGGATCTGCTCCGCTGGTTCGGTCAGAGGGAGCAGGCGGACCGTGAGCTGGCTGCTCTGGCTGCCGGAGCGGATGCGGTCCGCGCGGACGAGGAGCGGATGCGGAGGATCGCGGCCGCCTATGACGTGAAGGCGGCAGCGGAACTGAACGAGGAGGCGCAGCGGCAGCTGAAGGCGGAGGAGACGGACCGCGCGGCGCAGCAGGAAGCGCTGCCGGAGCTTAAGGAGGCCGCCGTGCGGGCGGATACCGCCGAGGCGGAGGCGCGCGCGGCCAGAGAGCAGGCGCTTTCGGACTGGAGCCGCGTTTCCGATCAGGCGGGCAAGGCGCTGGATACCTTCGCGAGAATCAGAGAAGCGAAGGCGGACGAAAAGCGGGCCGGTGAGGCTGGAAAGAGAGCGGAGGCCTCCGCGGCGAAGGCTTCCGCGGACCTGGATGCGCTGGGAAAGCAGGAGGCCGTCTGGCGGAAGGAGTCGGAACGGCTGAAGGACGCGCCGATGCGCTTCGCGCTGTGGAGAAGGGAAGCGGACGAGGCGAACGCGCTCGCGAAGGAACTGAAGGCGCTTCGCGTTTCCGGAAAGGAGACGGAGGCACAGACGGAGCGGGCCGCGGCGGCGAGACACGCCTACGGGCTGGCCCGTGAGCGGTATCTTGAAGGCTACGCGGCGTACGGGAAGCAGCGGGTGGCGTTTCTGGATGCACAGGCCGGTTTTCTCGCCCGGGAGAAGCTGCGGGACGGCGAGCCCTGTCCGGTCTGCGGCTCGATTGACCATCCGCATCCCTGTCCTCTGGCGGACGGAGATGTGCTGACGCGGGAGGAACTGGACCGTCTTGAGGCAGAGACTACGCGTCTTCAGGAGGCGCAGCAGAAGGCGGCGGAAGCTGCGCAGGCGGAAGCGGAGGTGCTTTCGGAGAGAAAAAGGCAGCTGTCGGCGGCTCTTGACGCGTTTGCCGGAAGGATCCGCGCGGCGGAGCGTCGGATGGCCGGGAATGAGCCGCAGAGCGCGGACGCAGCCGGTGCAGGCAGGACGGGCTATGCAGACCCGGAGGGAAACACTTGCCGGGCGGACACGGCCGGCGTGAGCGGATCGGGGATCGCCGGACAGGAGAGGAAGGAACAGACGGATGCGGCTGATGGAGAGCCGCAGAGCATGAAGACGGGACCTGCGGGGAGCCCGGGAACGGCTGATGAAGCGATCCAAGATCCGGAGGAAGCGGCCGCGCATCTGAACGCGCTGATCGGGGCGCTTCGCGCGGAAGAGAGTGTGCGGAAGGAGGAATGCCGGAAGGCTGAGGAGGTACAGCGACTCCTTGACGGCGCGGCCGCGCGCCGGACGGAGCTGGAGAAGGCGGCCGGAGACGCGCAGTCCGCGCTGGCGGAGGCGCAGGCGGCGGGTTCGGCGGCGGAAGCCGCCCTCGCCGCGCTTTCCGCTTCACTCACGTTCCCGACGGAAGAAGAGGCGGCGAAGGAACTGGCCGCCGCCGGAGCGGCGAAGGAACGGGCGGAGCAGGAGGCCGGGCGGGCGCAGGCGGAGGCATCCGCCCGCCGCACCGCCCGGGACCGTGCCGCAGCGCTGATCGGCCGGTATGACGCGGAACTGCCGGATCTCCGTGCGCGCGCAGCCGGCCGGGAGCGCGCGTACCGCGCGGCGATGGAGGAGCGGAAGCTGACGGAGGCGGACTGGCGCGCGCTGACCGCGCGTTACCCGAAGACGGAAATCGAGACGATCCGCGAGCGGGCGGACGACTGGCGGCGGCGTCAGGCGGCCGCGGAGCGGCTGCGCTCCGCCGCCGTCCAGGCCATCGGCGGAGCGGCAAAGCCGGATCCGGAGGCGCTGGAAGCGGCGCGGGCCGCCGCCGAGGCACGGAGGGCCGGGCTTGAGGCGGCTCTCGAAGCGTGCCGCGCGGAGCGGAGCGCGGACCGGACCGCGCTGGCGGCGCTGTCCTCCAGGATGGAGGAGAGGGCCGCGGCCGTGGATGCATTTTCCAGAACGGATTCGATGTACAGCCGGCTTGCGGGCAAGGTAAGCGGCTTCCGGATGGACATCGAGACTTATGTGCAGCGGTACTATCTCGAGAGGATTCTCCGCGCGGCCAATATCCGCTTCCGCGAGATGTCGGCGGGACAGTTCGAGCTGCGGATGTATGATCTTGAGAGGGCAGGCGAAGGCCGTAACCACGGTCTGGACCTGATGGTGTATTCCGCGGTGACCGGGCGGGTCCGGGATGTGCGGACGCTCTCCGGCGGCGAGTCGTTTATGGCGGCGCTGTCCCTGGCGCTCGGGATGGCCGACCAGATCCAGCAGAACGCGGCGTCGATTCATCTTGACATGATGTTCATCGATGAGGGCTTCGGTTCGCTGGACGATCATTCGCGGGACGAGGCTGTGAAGGTGCTGACGCAGATGGCCGGACGGACAAAGCTGATCGGCATCATCTCGCATGTGACAGAACTGCGGCAGGAGATCGGCAATCAGCTGATCGTGCGGCGGGACGAATCCGGAAGCCACGTGCGGTGGCAGCTGGACTGA